The Equus caballus isolate H_3958 breed thoroughbred chromosome 12, TB-T2T, whole genome shotgun sequence genome contains a region encoding:
- the LOC138916519 gene encoding olfactory receptor 5A2-like, whose product MAVGRNNTIVTKFILLGFSDHPQMKIFYFVLFLGIYLLTLAWNMSLIILIRMDSHLHTPMYFFLSNLSFLDICYVSSTTPKMLSGIITEKKTISFIGCATQYFVFCGMGLTECFLLAAMAYDRYAAICNPLLYTAVISHTLCLKMVAGAYVGGFLSSLIETYSVYQHDFCGPNLINHFFCDLPPVLVLSCSDTFTSQVVNFIVGVVVGMVSVLVILISYGYIVTAVVKISSARGRTKAFSTCGSHLTAATLFYGSGLFMYMTPSSSYSLNRDKVVSVFYALVIPMVNPIMYSLRNKEIKSAVRKAMERKHVLSHEHSFF is encoded by the coding sequence ATGGCTGTAGGAAGGAACAACACAATTGTGACAAAATTCATCCTCCTGGGATTTTCAGACCATcctcaaatgaaaattttctattttgtgttgttcCTGGGGATTTACCTCCTGACCCTAGCCTGGAACATGAGCCTCATCATCCttatcaggatggactcccacctacacacacccatgtacttctttctcagtAACCTATCCTTCTTAGATATCTGCTATGTATCCTCCACAACTCCCAAGATGCTCTCTGGTAtcatcacagagaagaaaaccattTCCTTCATTGGGTGTGCCACGCAGTACTTTGTCTTCTGTGGAATGGGGCtgactgaatgctttcttttGGCAGCTATGGCATATGATCGGTATGCTGCAATCTGCAACCCGTTGCTCTACACAGCTGTCATATCCCATACACTTTGTTTAAAGATGGTGGCTGGGGCCTATGTGGGTGGATTCCTTAGTTCTTTGATTGAAACATACTCTGTCTATCAGCATGATTTCTGTGGGCCCAACCTAATCAACCACTTCTTTTGTGACCTTCCTCCAGtcctggttctgtcatgctctGATACCTTCACCAGCCAAGTGGTGAACTTCATTGTGGGTGTTGTTGTTGGAATGGTATCTGTCCTTGTGATCCTCATCTCTTATGGTTACATCGTTACTGCTGTCGTGAAGATCAGTTCAGCAAGAGGTAGGACCAAGGCCTTCAGCACCTGTGGCTCTCACCTGACTGCTGCGACCCTCTTCTATGGTTCTGGTCTCTTCATGTACATGACACCTAGTTCCAGCTACTCCTTAAACCGGGACAAGGTGGTGTCAGTGTTCTATGCTCTGGTGATCCCTATGGTGAATCCCATCATGTACAGTCTTAGAAATAAGGAGATTAAAAGTGCTGTAAGGAAAGCTATGGAAAGGAAACATGTTCTTTCTCATGAGCACTCATTTTTCTGA